A region of Alphaproteobacteria bacterium DNA encodes the following proteins:
- a CDS encoding S49 family peptidase codes for MLSRENVSKARKIPMDKMPAVSKGRVFTGAQAVKNGLVDELGGLSAAIAYAKTSMGLQPTDLIMLIAVSAAETPAEKLEQMLRQYFEPKVSMPNLGVAMNQLHEWLASIAAQPVARMPYIGLN; via the coding sequence ATACTTTCCCGCGAGAATGTTTCGAAAGCGCGAAAGATTCCGATGGATAAAATGCCGGCGGTCAGCAAAGGGCGCGTCTTTACCGGAGCGCAAGCCGTCAAGAACGGTCTTGTCGATGAACTGGGCGGTTTGAGCGCGGCCATTGCCTATGCCAAGACCAGCATGGGTCTGCAGCCTACGGACCTGATCATGCTCATAGCAGTTTCCGCCGCAGAAACGCCCGCGGAAAAGCTGGAACAGATGCTAAGGCAATATTTCGAGCCGAAAGTCTCTATGCCCAATCTCGGCGTGGCCATGAATCAATTGCATGAGTGGCTCGCGAGCATAGCGGCGCAGCCCGTCGCTCGAATGCCTTACATCGGGTTGAATTAA